A single window of Zea mays cultivar B73 chromosome 10, Zm-B73-REFERENCE-NAM-5.0, whole genome shotgun sequence DNA harbors:
- the LOC542115 gene encoding lactoylglutathione lyase isoform X1, producing the protein MTCLFMGGAFVSTPHRRKEARRPEGMATGSEASKAAEAVVDWHKHDSKRMLHAVYRVGDLDRTIKYYTECFGMKLLRKRDVPDEKYTNAFLGFGPENTNFAVELTYNYGVDKYDIGTGFGHFAIANDDVYKLAENIKSKGGKITREPGPVKGGSTVIAFAQDPDGYMFELIQRADTPEPLCQVMLRVGDLERSIKFYEKALGMKLLRKKDVPDYKYTIAMLGYADEDKTTVLELTYNYGVTEYSKGNAYAQVAIGTNDVYKSAEAVDLATKELGGKILRQPGPLPGINTKIASFVDPDGWKVVLVDNTDFLKELH; encoded by the exons ATGACGTGTTTATTTATGGGCGGCGCCTTCGTCTCCACTCCCCACCGGAGGAAGGAAGCGAGAAGACCAGAAG GGATGGCAACCGGTAGTGAAGCCTCGAAGGCAGCTGAGGCTGTGGTTGACTGGCATAAACACGACAGCAAGAGGATGCTCCATGCGGTTTACCGTGTTGGGGATCTGGACCGCACAATCAA GTACTACACGGAATGCTTTGGGATGAAACTGCTGAGGAAAAGGGATGTTCCTGATGAGAAGTACACCAATGCCTTCCTTGGCTTTGGGCCAGAGAACACCAACTTTGCAGTTGAATTGACATACA ACTATGGCGTTGACAAGTATGACATTGGAACGGGCTTTGGGCATTTCGCAATTGCTAATGATGAT GTGTACAAGTTAGCTGAGAATATCAAATCCAAGGGTGGTAAGATCACCCGCGAACCTGGTCCTGTCAAGGGAGGATCCACTGTTATTGCCTTCGCACAGGATCCTGATGGCTACATGTTTGAGCTTATCCAGAGGGCTGACACACCTGAGCCTCTTTGCCAGGTCATGCTTCGTGTTGGTGACCTTGAgcgttctatcaagttttatgagAAG GCCCTAGGGATGAAGCTCCTAAGGAAGAAGGATGTACCTGATTACAAG TATACCATTGCCATGTTGGGCTATGCTGATGAGGACAAGACAACTGTTCTGGAGCTGACGTACAACTATGGAGTCACAGAATACAGCAAGGGCAATGCATATGCTCAG GTTGCCATTGGCACCAATGATGTGTACAAGAGCGCCGAGGCGGTTGATCTGGCGACCAAAGAACTAGGTGGCAAGATTTTGCGGCAGCCAGGGCCTCTACCTGGGATCAACACTAAGATCGCCTCTTTTGTTGATCCAGATGGCTGGAAAGTG GTTCTGGTTGACAACACCGACTTCCTCAAGGAACTCCACTGA
- the LOC542115 gene encoding lactoylglutathione lyase produces MATGSEASKAAEAVVDWHKHDSKRMLHAVYRVGDLDRTIKYYTECFGMKLLRKRDVPDEKYTNAFLGFGPENTNFAVELTYNYGVDKYDIGTGFGHFAIANDDVYKLAENIKSKGGKITREPGPVKGGSTVIAFAQDPDGYMFELIQRADTPEPLCQVMLRVGDLERSIKFYEKALGMKLLRKKDVPDYKYTIAMLGYADEDKTTVLELTYNYGVTEYSKGNAYAQVAIGTNDVYKSAEAVDLATKELGGKILRQPGPLPGINTKIASFVDPDGWKVVLVDNTDFLKELH; encoded by the exons ATGGCAACCGGTAGTGAAGCCTCGAAGGCAGCTGAGGCTGTGGTTGACTGGCATAAACACGACAGCAAGAGGATGCTCCATGCGGTTTACCGTGTTGGGGATCTGGACCGCACAATCAA GTACTACACGGAATGCTTTGGGATGAAACTGCTGAGGAAAAGGGATGTTCCTGATGAGAAGTACACCAATGCCTTCCTTGGCTTTGGGCCAGAGAACACCAACTTTGCAGTTGAATTGACATACA ACTATGGCGTTGACAAGTATGACATTGGAACGGGCTTTGGGCATTTCGCAATTGCTAATGATGAT GTGTACAAGTTAGCTGAGAATATCAAATCCAAGGGTGGTAAGATCACCCGCGAACCTGGTCCTGTCAAGGGAGGATCCACTGTTATTGCCTTCGCACAGGATCCTGATGGCTACATGTTTGAGCTTATCCAGAGGGCTGACACACCTGAGCCTCTTTGCCAGGTCATGCTTCGTGTTGGTGACCTTGAgcgttctatcaagttttatgagAAG GCCCTAGGGATGAAGCTCCTAAGGAAGAAGGATGTACCTGATTACAAG TATACCATTGCCATGTTGGGCTATGCTGATGAGGACAAGACAACTGTTCTGGAGCTGACGTACAACTATGGAGTCACAGAATACAGCAAGGGCAATGCATATGCTCAG GTTGCCATTGGCACCAATGATGTGTACAAGAGCGCCGAGGCGGTTGATCTGGCGACCAAAGAACTAGGTGGCAAGATTTTGCGGCAGCCAGGGCCTCTACCTGGGATCAACACTAAGATCGCCTCTTTTGTTGATCCAGATGGCTGGAAAGTG GTTCTGGTTGACAACACCGACTTCCTCAAGGAACTCCACTGA